The genome window CTTCAGAGTGACACCACGTAAGTTATGTGATATTTGCTGTTCAAATTCGTTCTATAACGTTAACGTATCCTCACTTCAAAATAGCCTTCATTCTTGGATATCTGATCTACGATTTGACCGAGCGCAAACACGCCGCTTTGCTGCGCAAGAACCCCGCTGATTACGCAAATGACGAATAAACAAAAGGAGTTTTATAGTCGGCGCCTCATTAGCAAATAGTGATGTTAAGCTAATTAATAAACGAACCCCACAGTTCAACCGAGTTGTTGGTTATAGTTTAACATGGAGTTTAGCCATATAAATGGAATGCGTAAGATGGTTTGTAGAAGTGCGTTAGGAGCAATAATGCCTAAGGGGggcataaacaaattgtttaataaatccTGGCAGTAGTTTCTACTTAAATAGATAACAGCTGATTAAGAGCGTTGCCATATATTGTTTTCTCACTTTGTGTTTTTCAACACTGATGTTGCTTTCGCTAATTTGTCAACACTAGCCAATCGACAGCTGTTCGcccataaaaaaacaataagacGTGATTTTTATATACACGCAGATAGGATTtagttttttgtatatataaaaaccaGCAAGCTAAACAATTACTATATGGACTGCTGCGGTGGTGAAGTGCGCAGCGAAAGCATATACAACATGCTGCAGGCTCTAGTCGACTCTAAAGTGATCAACGTGCAATTGTTTACGATTGCTGTGGGCATTTTCTTTGTGGTGCTGTTGCTGAAAAATAACTTCCGAAGCTTCTCTGGCACATAGAAGACGGACAGCAGGCATCCTGTGACGCTTTTAGtgattaatttatgtaataatGTAACGTACGCAATTTAGTTAagcattaataataaacatttctcAAAAGCacatataatttttgttcatTGTTCTTATTCTTAGAGAGCGGAGCACCTTGGCAATAATGACGTCACACTTTTTGGGCCCAGTCGCTTATAACAAAGCGATTTTCAGGGTCAGCGACGTTATTTGGCTGGCATACGCCTTATATGTACAGGCATGGTATATACCACATGTACATAAAAGCAAACATAATGCATACTAATTGTATTTGAAGGCTGATTGAACTGCGAGCTTGTGTATCTATTTCATCAGAGTACTATGAATGAATCACTTACCATCTGAAGAAAAGATAAGATAGACATTCAAGTGTTGCACGCTGATTTGGCTAATTATACTCGGTACCAAGCCAGAAACGGGTATGATGATTTACGGGTAAACAAAGCATACAATCTTCTAAGTAAGATATTTCCAATCATCAACGTAACGATTTTTTGGATTCAAACTTAGGACATTGCTGTTGTCTTCATATTCTGCCaagttttaagaatttcaaattatatactTACAAACATAATTCTCTATTCAATTCAAGATATCGTAGAAATTGTTCGCTGTAAAATCTGATATACTGATTCAAGTAAAATTGAGAGGCAACTTCTAACATAATCTCCAAAAACTCTTTGAGATCTGAGAGATATAGGAACATAAGAGGATGTTTGTAAATTAAGATCTGTCAAGTTTCCAATTATCATTTATATTAAGATCATATGAAGGTTGTCTTCCCTTTATTTGCCAACGCCTTTTAGCGTCTATTGAACTTTTGGCCTAATTCTTGGggatattttcataaaattccCATGGCATGCAACGACGCACGcttaatcaatttcaattggcaTTTGGTCTATGCCACAAATAACTTCAATTGACCAGCCATCGACCATCGATTGTTGCACGCACTTCCTGGTGCTGTGGCATGTTGCAATGCAATAGACGACGTGACCTACGTCATTTCAgactctttttctctctccctctctcttttactATGGGCGTATAGTTTATGGAAAATATGCTACGTGCTTTTTTGCACAAATTTCTGCATTAGGATGCGAATGCATTGAATAAAGCAAACACAGCGATTGCTGTCAAAGCCTAAAACGTGACAATTTTACCAGAAAAACAACCCAAATAAAATAGATTCGATTTTTTTccccaaaccaaaaaaaaaagaacacacacaTGATATAGTAAAATACTACGactttaatgaaatttgcacAGTCCAATAACCCAACACAAAACCGATTTACATAATCGTCGCTTGAACGAATTGTTGGAAATCTTTGTCAATGAACTTGAGGTCGAAAATTCtgggaaaatggaaaatgctgACCGAAGTTCCGCCTTGGCAATCGAACAAGAAGAATTGACAATTACATTATATAAAAGATTTATACGATAATTCTGATTCAACTACGAATATATAAAAGTGcaagattttaaaatttttactGAAGTGCCAAAGTAAAccatcaatttgaatatttgtttgtcTCAATTAATTGTGCATTACTTTTTTTCTGAGTGCCGCATTTAGACagacaaaattcaattttggtttaggcttcttcgtcttcttctccAAAGCAACTCTCGAATTATTTCTGTTCTTGTCGGATACTAAAGCATTTCCTAGCATCTCACTTGTGTCATTACCTTCTGGCATTGACTGAAGATCTAGGTTTGAGATTAATCCCAATAGTCCAGCATATTGTTCATTGTGTTGGGCAATTGTCGTATTTCGACGTTCCAGCTTCGCCTTCAATACTTCCACATCCTTCTTCAACTTGTCCACTTGTCGAGCCCGAACCGTGATGCAGCTCATCTCTTCTCGCACCTTTTGAAGCTTCGACTCGAGGATACTGGCACTTGACTTGACATCTCCCATTTGCTGTTTGTATTTGAGACGCGTCTGCTTGATCTGCTCCTCCAGATAGGCGATGTACAAATCCTTTTCGGCAGCCTTATCATCGCCGTCGAGACGAAATCTCTTGCAGCAATCGCCACCAGCACAAAGCTTGAGATGATTTCTATGCTTCCTGCAGATCTCATCCCGATCAAAGCGAATCTTCGCCAACTCCTGACGCAACGTATTCACCTCGAGCTCCAATCGCGCTACTTTATTCATCATTCGAATCTAGCTAATCACAGATTTCCAAATTTTGAATCCACTTCTTGGCAATTTTGTTTGAACACGAAATAATAACTTGAGAAAACTTACGAAATTTTATATCACCAAGTCGTTGATGAGGGAAAAGtgtttgaaaataaatgcaaagtaAGATATGCA of Drosophila nasuta strain 15112-1781.00 chromosome 3, ASM2355853v1, whole genome shotgun sequence contains these proteins:
- the LOC132794515 gene encoding uncharacterized protein LOC132794515, giving the protein MDCCGGEVRSESIYNMLQALVDSKVINVQLFTIAVGIFFVVLLLKNNFRSFSGT
- the LOC132794510 gene encoding uncharacterized protein LOC132794510 — protein: MMNKVARLELEVNTLRQELAKIRFDRDEICRKHRNHLKLCAGGDCCKRFRLDGDDKAAEKDLYIAYLEEQIKQTRLKYKQQMGDVKSSASILESKLQKVREEMSCITVRARQVDKLKKDVEVLKAKLERRNTTIAQHNEQYAGLLGLISNLDLQSMPEGNDTSEMLGNALVSDKNRNNSRVALEKKTKKPKPKLNFVCLNAALRKKVMHN